Genomic segment of Gemmatimonadota bacterium:
CGGCGTGGAGTGAAGCGAGCCGCGCGGAACTCCTCAGCGCCCTGATGGCCCTGGGCTTTGGCGGCCTTCACCTCGGTTTCGGGCTCCTGATTTCCCGGAGGTTCGGTGGCTAGGCGTCAGGGTGCCGCCCGGGTGGCGGAGCATGAACTGCCGGCCCCGCCGGGCGCCGAGGCAACCTCGGGCGCGACCGCGGCCGAGCTGGATCGTCTCATCCACGAACGGATCAGGCTCGGGATCGTCAGTGCGCTGGCGGTCCACGCCGAGATGTCGTTCAACGACCTCAAGGGGGTCCTGGCGACGACGGACGGAAACCTCAGCGTTCACGCCCGGAAGCTCGAGGAGGCGGGGTACATCAGCTGCACAAAGTCTTTTGAGGGGCGCGTGCCACGAACGGCGTTCGCCCTCACGGCGACCGGGCGTGCTGCCCTCGAACGATACCTCGAACACATGGAAGCGATCATCAAGGCGACCCGGGAGGCCCGCGCGTGACACCGCACCCACATGCGGGGCACGATCCGCGCCAGTTTCCGCGCCACGTCGCCATGATCATGGACGGCAACGGCCGGTGGGCAAACCAGCGCGGTCGTCCGCGGACGGCTGGGCACCTCGCCGGCGCACGGACCGTGCGCCAGATGGTCGAACACGCCAGGCGCTCGGAGATTCGCGTCCTCACCCTGTACGCATTCTCCTCGGACAACTGGAGTCGCCCACAGGACGAGGTCGATGCGCTGATGCGGCTCTTTCGCCGCCACCTGGCCGCCGAGACCCCGAAGTGTCTGGAGAACGACATCCGAATCAGTGTCGTGGGTCGACGCGATCGCCTGTCGCCCGAACTCCGGCGTTCCATCGACGCCGCCGAAGACGCGACCCGGGAGTGCCGGTCCCTCCACCTGCGGCTCGCCGTCGACTACTCGGCGCGCGACACCATGGTCCGGGCCGCTGCATCGGTGCCGCCGGGCGTCTCGCTCAGCCGTGAGGACTTCTCCTCGCTGCTGGCGAGCGTGAATCACGATGACGGTAGCGCGGGGGACGTGGACCTGCTCATTCGCACCGGTGGCGAGCAACGGCTCAGCGACTTCCTGCTCTGGGAGTGCGCCTATGCCGAGCTGTATTTCTCTCGCCGCATGTGGCCGGATTTCAGCACGGCGGACTTTGACGCCGCGGTGGAGGACTTCCGCGCCCGC
This window contains:
- the uppS gene encoding di-trans,poly-cis-decaprenylcistransferase, producing the protein MIMDGNGRWANQRGRPRTAGHLAGARTVRQMVEHARRSEIRVLTLYAFSSDNWSRPQDEVDALMRLFRRHLAAETPKCLENDIRISVVGRRDRLSPELRRSIDAAEDATRECRSLHLRLAVDYSARDTMVRAAASVPPGVSLSREDFSSLLASVNHDDGSAGDVDLLIRTGGEQRLSDFLLWECAYAELYFSRRMWPDFSTADFDAAVEDFRARDRRFGGLSRQVAARA
- a CDS encoding transcriptional regulator, translated to MPAPPGAEATSGATAAELDRLIHERIRLGIVSALAVHAEMSFNDLKGVLATTDGNLSVHARKLEEAGYISCTKSFEGRVPRTAFALTATGRAALERYLEHMEAIIKATREARA